From Solidesulfovibrio carbinoliphilus subsp. oakridgensis, the proteins below share one genomic window:
- a CDS encoding PilZ domain-containing protein, with protein sequence MTAKTSRRLMEEAISQRSRCFLSLPQTVTGIKELDCSIRESSSRGLLLESTAKAAAGPHWVGLPVTGFFRLVLRDHGLEETFYTFDSSIRGAATGPAGQARLRLREPEALVFGQRRKSLRVEPDLDRLQKAFLWRYDKGATFALDAPALRGSDFQAGLARLADISAGGMRLVLRAALVRDRDLLLARGQRLVIHLQFDEPRVAATNEFWMVARVSHVARDRISQDETVGMEFLAGGSLDPKAGKIRWETVTDHVIPGLADIFYHWHLDRHREKLA encoded by the coding sequence ATGACCGCCAAAACTTCCCGTCGTCTCATGGAAGAAGCGATATCCCAGCGTTCCCGCTGCTTTCTGTCGCTGCCCCAAACCGTCACGGGCATAAAGGAGCTCGACTGCTCCATCCGGGAATCCTCTTCCCGGGGCCTTCTCCTCGAAAGCACGGCCAAGGCGGCCGCCGGCCCCCACTGGGTGGGCCTGCCGGTGACCGGCTTTTTCCGGCTGGTGCTGCGGGACCACGGGCTGGAGGAAACCTTCTACACCTTTGACAGCAGCATCCGGGGGGCCGCCACCGGACCGGCCGGCCAGGCCAGGCTGCGCCTCAGGGAGCCCGAGGCCCTGGTCTTCGGCCAGCGGCGCAAGAGCCTGCGGGTGGAGCCGGACCTCGACCGGCTCCAGAAGGCCTTTCTGTGGCGCTACGACAAGGGCGCCACCTTCGCCCTGGACGCGCCGGCCCTGCGCGGCAGTGACTTCCAGGCCGGCCTGGCCCGGCTGGCCGACATCTCGGCCGGCGGCATGCGGCTCGTCCTGCGCGCGGCCCTGGTCCGGGACCGGGACCTGCTTCTGGCCCGGGGGCAACGGCTGGTCATCCATCTCCAGTTCGACGAACCGCGGGTGGCCGCCACAAACGAATTCTGGATGGTGGCCCGGGTCAGCCACGTCGCCCGGGACCGCATCAGCCAGGACGAGACCGTGGGCATGGAATTCCTGGCCGGCGGCAGCCTCGACCCCAAGGCCGGCAAGATCCGGTGGGAAACCGTCACGGACCATGTGATCCCGGGACTGGCCGACATCTTCTACCACTGGCACCTGGACCGGCACCGGGAGAAGCTGGCCTGA
- a CDS encoding GDSL-type esterase/lipase family protein — translation MVSAWLRMGVVLTALLFFGSVEALAKTVFLGGSQTAGWKYSGDFKDVVNKATVSNTTSKILKGLGPVVALKPEKVFILEGVNELWSANASILTRYREILRRIHQGSPKTLIFVQSVLPVVNRPDLSNEKITELNAGLKALCAEVQNCIYIDLFSHFAVNGALNESLTTDGVHLRPDGYKLWHALIEKYVALPNDQLTRPETLAGLGAAAPATN, via the coding sequence ATGGTGTCGGCATGGTTGCGCATGGGCGTCGTTTTGACGGCCCTGCTGTTTTTCGGTTCGGTCGAGGCCTTGGCCAAGACGGTTTTTCTGGGGGGCAGCCAGACGGCTGGCTGGAAGTATTCCGGGGATTTCAAGGACGTGGTCAACAAGGCGACGGTCAGCAACACCACCTCGAAGATTTTGAAGGGCCTTGGCCCGGTGGTCGCGCTCAAGCCCGAGAAGGTCTTCATCCTTGAAGGCGTAAACGAGCTGTGGAGCGCCAACGCCAGCATCCTGACGCGCTACCGGGAGATCCTGCGCCGCATCCACCAGGGGTCGCCAAAGACGCTCATCTTTGTGCAAAGCGTCCTGCCCGTGGTCAACCGGCCCGATCTTTCCAACGAAAAGATCACGGAACTCAACGCCGGCCTCAAGGCCCTGTGCGCCGAGGTCCAAAACTGCATCTATATCGATCTGTTCAGCCACTTCGCCGTGAACGGGGCCTTAAACGAGAGCCTGACCACGGACGGCGTGCACCTGCGGCCCGACGGCTACAAGCTGTGGCACGCCCTGATCGAGAAATACGTGGCCCTGCCAAACGACCAGCTCACCCGGCCCGAAACCCTGGCCGGACTCGGCGCGGCGGCCCCGGCCACCAACTGA
- a CDS encoding sigma-54-dependent transcriptional regulator has protein sequence MGNVLIIDDDQTIRDALARVVSRLGHRPDMAATLAEGLRLAGGSDVDVVFLDVRMPDGNGLDAISDIRRAPSTPEVIVLTGWGDPDGAERAMRQGAWDYIEKPPTVKTMTAQLVSAMDHRSRGRGAARTAESFRFLGIAGGNPKREQCLEQAAKAAASDVNVLLTGPTGAGKELFARAIHGNSPRRDGPFVVVDCAALPAGIVESVLFGSEKGVYTGADRRREGLLLRAHEGTLFLDEVAEMPLSVQKAFLRVLQERRVRPLGGLEEAACHFRLVAATNQDLAAMAGQGLFREDLLFRLQGVGIELPPLAGHPEDILDFAAHFAGDAAARLGTPARPFSEEFSRALLAYSWPGNVRELKNTLEGALALAAGGTVLLPVHLPLHIRVCAARNRVTGRLAAAAEADGAGLPSAVLADAPLPRFRDYRDSREADYLRVLSTRFGGDIGRMLDVSGLSRSRLYALLKKHGIPAVRS, from the coding sequence GTGGGCAACGTCCTTATCATCGACGACGACCAGACCATACGGGACGCCCTGGCCCGGGTGGTGAGCCGGCTTGGCCACAGGCCGGACATGGCCGCCACCCTGGCCGAAGGGTTGCGCCTGGCCGGCGGCTCGGATGTGGACGTGGTCTTTCTCGACGTGCGCATGCCCGACGGCAACGGCCTGGACGCCATAAGCGACATCCGGCGCGCGCCCTCGACCCCGGAAGTCATCGTGCTGACCGGCTGGGGCGATCCGGACGGGGCGGAGCGGGCCATGCGGCAGGGGGCCTGGGACTACATCGAGAAGCCGCCGACCGTGAAGACCATGACCGCCCAGCTGGTCAGCGCCATGGACCACCGCAGCCGGGGCCGGGGGGCGGCCCGCACGGCAGAATCGTTCCGGTTTCTCGGCATCGCCGGCGGCAATCCCAAGCGGGAGCAGTGCCTGGAACAGGCGGCCAAGGCCGCGGCCAGCGATGTCAACGTGCTCCTGACCGGCCCGACCGGGGCCGGCAAGGAGCTTTTCGCCCGGGCCATCCACGGCAACAGCCCCCGCCGGGACGGGCCCTTTGTCGTGGTCGACTGCGCCGCCCTGCCGGCCGGCATCGTGGAAAGCGTGCTTTTCGGGTCGGAAAAGGGGGTCTACACCGGCGCGGACCGGCGCCGGGAGGGGCTGCTGCTGCGGGCCCACGAGGGCACGCTTTTTCTCGACGAGGTGGCGGAGATGCCGCTGTCGGTGCAAAAGGCCTTTTTGCGGGTGCTCCAGGAGCGGCGGGTCCGGCCCCTTGGCGGCCTGGAGGAGGCGGCCTGCCACTTCCGGCTGGTGGCCGCCACCAACCAGGATCTGGCCGCCATGGCCGGGCAGGGGCTTTTCCGGGAAGACCTGCTTTTCCGCCTGCAGGGGGTCGGCATCGAACTGCCGCCCCTGGCCGGGCATCCCGAGGACATTCTCGATTTCGCCGCCCATTTCGCGGGCGACGCGGCCGCGCGGCTGGGGACGCCGGCCCGGCCCTTTTCCGAGGAATTTTCCCGGGCACTGCTCGCCTATTCCTGGCCCGGCAACGTGCGGGAACTGAAAAACACCCTGGAAGGGGCCTTGGCCCTGGCCGCCGGGGGCACGGTCCTCCTGCCGGTCCACCTGCCGCTCCATATCCGGGTCTGTGCCGCCCGCAACCGGGTCACGGGGCGCCTGGCCGCAGCGGCCGAGGCGGACGGGGCCGGGCTGCCGTCGGCCGTGTTGGCCGACGCCCCCCTGCCGCGCTTTCGGGACTACCGCGACAGCCGGGAGGCCGATTACCTGCGCGTCCTGTCCACGCGTTTCGGCGGGGATATCGGCCGGATGCTCGACGTGTCGGGCCTGTCGCGCTCGAGGCTTTACGCCCTGCTCAAGAAGCATGGCATCCCGGCCGTCCGTTCCTGA